In Salvia miltiorrhiza cultivar Shanhuang (shh) chromosome 4, IMPLAD_Smil_shh, whole genome shotgun sequence, the DNA window GTGAGATTTTAGCTGCTGTCAGCCAATCTGTGGGATACACAACCACAGTGCTCATGGGAGAGCTACATGCTTTGATTCTTGCCATTGGCTTTTGTCTTGAAAATGATTTGGGACCTATTATTCTCTTTACTGACTCTCTCCTGGCCGTACATATCCTCCATGACACCTATCGGGGCTCAAACTCGTTATGTGACGACTTATGGGAAGTCTTCGAGCACGTTAGGAAGCATGTGGTCCTCGAGTTTTGTCATGCCCGTAGAGAAGCGAATGGTGCGGCTCATGCACTCGCGAGTTTTGCTTTAACTTCTTCGACTCTAATGATCTGGAAGTCGGACTACCCGTCCTGGCTTCTTGATATTGTACACGCCGATTTGAAGTGAAATACTactttcgtttaaaaaaaaaagaggtcaTCATTAAAATAGTCGGAAATGGGTTCAAGACTCCTTCATTCATCTCTATATTGAGCTTTTGTGTCCCGTTCTCTGTCGGATGGACTACAAGTAAAAGCAGGACACCAAGATGCGCAGCAAGTAAACGTGCCCACCAACTGCTCCATGAAATTACTCAACCACTTCCAAAACTCAACATCAACCATCCACAAATTCAATTTAAAGCtccatcatatatttattttgattttaatacttCCTAAATTGTTATTGAGATCATGTTCTCTTTAATTTCAAATACTTAAtaatagaataaaattgaatttgatttttatgtaatttgaaaagttaataatcacaataataatCGCAAAACACGAGGAGTATTCACATAAACCAAAACCATGTAATATAacataagataaaataaaattagttaaaaGCTGGAATAAAATTTAAGTAAATCCCAAAATGATCCAAAATATGAAAACGGTAGAATGTCCAATTTTCTTTTGACAgggaaaataataaaatctctCGGactataaaaagtaaaaacctCATGGTCATGGGTAGTTTAGAAAGTAGGGAAAACCTCAAGGGCCATTATGTTAAATCTCGATTCTGAAATCAAAAACCTTCACTCGCTGCCTAACTAGGGTTTTGCATTCAGCTCTTGAATCCATCCCCATTCCACAGGTTACCTATTTTTGTGATATTTCCCCCCATTTCTTGTATCTATCATTGTTACTAAGTGCAAAATAGACCCTAATTTCCCCCCTGTTCCTCATTAACTCCAGGTTTTTGATCGGAGGATTCGAAATGCAATCGCTATATGGTAAATTCCGGCTGGTCACGAAACAAACAATCAACTCGCTGAAAAATATTGAGCTGAGCAAAGTCGCATCTGTTGAATCGAGATATTTGGGATGCTCGATGAACCGGTTTTCGGGTTTCAGTTCTGAGCGTTCAGCATTTCTTTTGGTATAGTAATTTTGTTTAAAATCTTTTTCCGATGCTCGCTGATTGATTGGATTGGAAATGCCGATCTTTTGCTGAAACCTTCAGTCGATGAGCCTATGAAATATATAAGCTTTAGTTTGGTTGGATGTTGAGTCATTTACGTGGTTTATTTCAGAATGGACCTCTTTAAATAAATTTACATAACTTTATATATGGTTGCCTGAACAAATGTTAGGGGTCTTGGGAGTTCTTGGTGTTAGGTACATTTTTGGAGTTGTGAATTGTTTGATGTTCGTTATGAAATGTATgcctaaaaaaattattctgaTGGTATGTATAATGTTTGTACGGGAGTTCTAAACATCTTGCGTGGTTCATTGGAGCTTTATAAGGTCATGTGTTTGTTTGTAATATCCTTGTGGGACTTCTTGAACTTAGCTTTCGAGCTCTGCTGAATTAGTATGATCTGTCTGTCTAATTCTGCTTAGTGTAGATTGGTTTTCTGCATGTAATTTAGCTCTTTTAGCTTGTCTGATTGTTTCCAGAGAGAGATTTATGATTTTCTCTTCTTAGCACTGTATACTAGTTTCATTTTCTTCTCGTCTCATTGTTGATGGGTTTCATCCTTTTTAGTCCTTGCTAAGGCACTATTATTCTGGTTCAGAATAAACAATTTGGCGCTAAAGTTGTCAAACCAGCATCCTCTGAAAGTTGTAGTATGGCATCAATGTTGCCATCTTACAGAGTCCTAAGCTCTGGAAGTCAATCAGCTTCTTTGGTATTCAAGTTTCCAACTAGGAACTTTTCAACTCCGGGATCTACTCCTGAGAATGTTTCTGCTTCTTCTGAACTGCCTCCACGCATTAAGTTTAAGAGGCTTGATAAAACTGCAAGACATATAATGCAGGCACATTTTTTACCTTCTCATTTCATCTACTTTCTTCATTATATAGTTGGGTATTGTCATTGAATTCTGAGTGTTTTGCTTGCTTCAAGCTGACTGCAGATAATTGATAAAGAAGCAGTTGAGGAAGTTAAATCAAGCAGAGAGATACCAGAGATCAAGCCTGGTTACATCATCCAGCTGAAAGTGGTACTGATTCTTTCCTGGAAAAGTCATGATTCATGGGTTGATTTGTTTTCTGTTGCTATATATTACCAACTTTATTACTATATCTTAATTTCCAAGATTCTTACTTATTTGAACCACCATGGTCTTGTTATGACAGGTAGTACCAGAGAATAAGAGGCGTGTTTCAATTATAAAAGGCATTGTTATAGCTATGCGCAATGCTGGTTTAAATACTACTTTCAGAATTAGAAGGCTTGTAGGAGGTGTTGGTATTGAAAATCTCTTCCCTCTGTGAGTATATTCCTTCCAGCTTGAGTAATTCAACTAGTGCAATGTTTACTGTAAAATTTTAGTGTTAAAGATTCAATTGTCAGTCATTGTGCATCCCAATGTGCCCATCTTCTCAATACTAGGCCATAACTTATATAGCCAAGGTGCACTTTATTTTCACTAAACCTtgaattgtatttttatatgtCGTGGACCTTTTCCCTTTCTTTGAGGACATTGATGTTATGACTCCTACTTTATTTATTGGAATTATTGAAGCCATATGCCTCAAATGCCTTTGAATTTCAAATAAGCTAACCACCTCTGATCTCTGTTTGCACCACCTTCACATTGTTGCCTGCTCCTTCTTTTCCTTATATGAGTTTGCAGTTCTATTTGAAATTCATTTAATGTTAGAAAATATGATGCATCAATGCTCAAAAACATCTCAAATGCATATAACAGACTTTCTAACTCAAGCATATGTGATTGTTACCTTATCTATTCCTTCTCGCCACATGAAAAAATGTTTGTTACTAATTGAGTTGGAAAATGACAGGTATTCTCCAAACATAAAGGAGATAACAGTGTTGGACAAGAAGAGAGTGAGGAGGGCGAAGCTTTATTATCTTAGAGATAGAATGAATCCACTTAGGAAGAATTAAAGTCCTGCTTTGGATAGTGGATACGTAAAAGTCATGACTATGTGCTGATGGTGGCCACACTTTTGAGCAGAAAGATtttataaactaataaaaattatatatacacTGGTTGTTGGTAGTCAACATTTGGGGAACCAATGTTTATGGAGAGTGGGGGAAATAGAAGTGGAATGCTTAGCTAGCCAGCAACATGTTCGACAGTCGTTTTGTTACCAGACGCGAAAGATGAGGCTTATGGAATCACCCTCAACATAAGTGCCAAACTTGTGTAGTTGTCATTCATAATCTTGAGTGTTTCAACTATGCTGCATCATACATGAGCTGTCGCattttatcttttgtttttccaTTTATGGAAATGTTCTCAGATTGTCGTTGATGAGTGCTGGAAATGGAATGGGATCTGTTCTAGAGGTCGATGATTTTTGGGATATGTTGCTTGATGCTTCTGGTAGCAACTTATTGCGTGTTCATGTTCTTGTTATCTTCGAtgacttttcattttcttttgggATATTTATCTTCAATTTGCTTCAATAATTCTTGAAAGAAATGGTTCACGAGTTTGGTTGATTTTTAAAGTGAGATATGTTTGAACACGCATTTCTTGACGTTGCTAGGTTATTTTTTTGACTGCATGGTCTAAAGTTAAATACCATGTACCTGGAGATTTAGCGCAGCTTGTAGAATTTGTATTTGGTATATTTCTGGATAGTTCTCTTTTTGGAATATAATTTTCAGGCTTGAAAATATCGAATATTCTTTTATCAAAAGGTAACACGTGAAAATCATTCTTTCTCTAATGAaaatatcctaaattattcggGTATTTTCAAACATATATACTAAGAGGGTGTTCCgatgagcttataagttcttcattgtgtttgataaaataagtttttaaacagtttataagctccaaaaatcaactctaagagcttataaattcttTAAAAAATATGTTCCTCTatccaacttattttttcataatcttacgcaataattattttacaaattattgttttcattatatatcattcaaattcatttttattttctctttaaaaAAGTATTTTCTctttaacttataagctcaattatcgaAATAccttgacaacttataagcttttaaaaaaCTACATCTTAGAAGTTcttcaaatatattttataagctgttggagcttataaactcattaaaataaacttagccaaacacttTCTAAATATTAATCAAAAAATATTGCTCCCTTCGTTCCCCAAATGAGTACacattcattaaaaaaatactactccctccgttcctcAAATGAGTACACATTTAAGAATGATACAagtttcaaaaaattaattaaatgcgTTGAGTGTAATAAGTATTCTATTTTTATTGTGAGCGAATTATTTGAGGTGTATTTATTAAAAAGTGAAATGAGTATTTATTTGGGAGACATCAAAATGGAAATATGAATATTCATTTTAAAGATCGGTCGGATTAATATAACGCAAATTCTTGTGTGCTCCATGGAGCATCGTGTTCCATGACACTAACATGATAGTGTTATTCGcgacagtgttatttatataacataatagtgtcatttgtaaaacaaaataatgttagtgtcatttcaagcagtgttatttatataacatgatattgtcatttgtaaaacaaaatagtgttagtgtcatttcaagataatgttagtgttagtgtcatttaatgcaAGTGTTAGTATCATGGAGCACGGTGCTCCATAGAGCACATAAGATTGccttttaatataatatatatattttttttgtgtcACGGAGTAATACAATATTGAACTAAGAAAACTCCACTTATTAATTGAGAAGTGGAACTCCCATAACCCCCTTTGCTTTTATAGCAAAACACTCGAGAAAAACTTCTTTTTATGCGAATATCGTCATCcaacttttatttataatttgaaataaaatagtGAGGGATATTAACTCTCAAAGTCCAATAAGAATActtgtaaaaagaaaaaataaaaaggatttACTATTTACATGGCTGTTTGATGTCTCCATAAGTTGTGTCAAACTCTATTGTGTCCTCACAACAAGCAACATCGTTGACTTTTTACATGCATCCAGTTATTGACATgacatttatttaataattaaaaaaacttcaatcaataaaaacataaaatgaTTAATAGAATCAgttgaatttttctttttgcCTAGACAGATAGTTTTcaatagggaaaattgcacctaaatacacaaactttgccaaaaattcatatttgacgcgaagttaggattttacattttaatacaccaactttcgttgttgtccaaatttgacacgacttaattcttaaaaattcaaaaaacaacccatttttgtaaataattatacaaagacccacttatgttatagtttgagacatttaaaccaaaacaagatatttccttatgatgttttcttttaaaccattttaggtgcggatcaaagattaaaagaaaacatcataaggaaatatcttgttttggtttaaatgtcccaaataataacataagtgagtCTTTGactctttgtataattatttacaaaaagggggttgttttttgaatttttaagaattaagtcgtgtcaaatttggacaacaacgaaaattggtgtattaaaatgtaaaatcctaacttcgcgtcaaatatggatttttggcaaagtttgtgtattttcacgcaattatccctaataaaaataatccaaTAGGATTGAGAGTTAAAGGTATAAGCTGATAAAACTgacttaaaaataaaatgaattgacctaattaacaatattttctTTGCTATTTGATTCTCAAAATTCATACGTTACCATCACTCGTTAATAACAAATTTTCACATTATTATAGTTGATACCAGTTCTATTTAATTGGTACTAATATTATGAGTCACATTATACCGGCAAGAACACAATAGCCAATTATAcatagatttatttaaaatggccaaaatatatttttctctattGCAAAGATTTAAACACACTAATTAGACAAAATAATTCAAACAAAATCATTAAATTTaggggataattgcgtgaaaatacacaaactttgccaaaaatccatatttgacgcgaagttaggattttacattttaatacaccaactttcgttgttgtccaaatttgacacgacttaattcttgaaaattcaaaaaacaacccctttttgtaaataattatacaaagacccacttatgttattatttgggacatttaaaccaaaacaagatatttccttgtgatgttttcttttaatctttgatccgcgcctaaaatggttcaaaagaaaacatcataaggaaatatcttgttttggtttaaatgtcccaaattataacataagtgggtctttgtataattatttacaaaaatgggttgttttttgaatttttaagaattaagtcgtgtcaaatttggacaacaacgaaagttggtgtattaaaatgtaaaatcccaacttcgcgtcaaatatgaatttttggcaaagtttgtgtatttaggtgcaattttcccttttcaATATATAACTATCCTAGCCTTTTCTTACGCATTTAAACAAACTTTTCATTTTTAAGAACAATGACAAGATTTTGCAAAATCCCCAATATATACGATAACAAAAAATAGTATATTTTCATTTATAGACACTACctcataataaattaatactatatattatttttaatatattaactaATTTATCTGTTTTATTACATATAATCCatcaaaatgaatttctttttctattcatattaaatttaagGCAGGACTCTTTTTCAATTACaataacttaattttttttagtaaaattcATATCACtttcttttaaaattatttttttaagacgGTGATAAATGTGATGATTTGATACGCATGCCAAGAGTCGGCATCCAAAAATTATGAATGAATTTCTTTATGGAATAAATTCGCCAGTCAAATAGAAAAGAATAACTTTGaacaagaaataaaaaaaatatataaaaataaaaataaataaaggagAGGAAACAGACTCCAGCTCAAACCAGTTATTAAGCTGACTCTCCGACCGATCCCAAAAACATTATAATCTTGCGACGTCAGGAACGGCGAACGTTTGTATAATCTGTGGAATCTTCTCATTTTTTCGATTCCAATTCTCATCAATTCGATATTCATAGCTGATACGATAATATTGCTataattcttttcttttttgaaaaaaaaaaagaagaattcGTAGCCGCAATTAAGGCTGCATGTGCTGTTTTTATTCGATTAGGATTAGTTGAATTTCGCCCCAAACGGGCAGAATTTTGGTCCGTAGATCTGAAATCTGAGTAggttttgtttgtgaatttgTTTTTTTCTGTTATTTGGGGGAATCCTGTTATTTGATTGAGTGGGAGAATGCTACAAGATTCGGCGTCGGAGGCTGACCCGGACGAAGGTGACACCGAACCAGAATTCGTTGAGGTTGATCCATCCGGTCGCTACGGTCGGGTTCGTACAATTCTACAGTTATATCTGATTTTTTTGGTTGATTGTTTGAGTTATTGTAGTTTATCTTGCATTTGATTTGTTGTTATTCGAAATTCTTGAAGAGGTTTTCATTTTGTGACGCGtacttgatttttattttattttgcatgatttcGCAAGTTTTTGGATTACTAAGTTTGGTTATTTTATGTGATGCATATTTTGCAGTACAGGGAGGTACTTGGCAAAGGAGCTTTCAAAAAAGTGTATCCTCTTTTGATTAATTTGTCtttcattttcagtttttttctACAATTTTATGCATTTACATTATTTGAGTGCAATGGTGTTCTGTGTGAAGCCTTAATTTTGATGATTGCGATATAGTTATAAAGCATTTGATGAATTGGAAGGAATCGAGGTGGCTTGGAATCAGGTTAAAGTCTCTGATCTCTTGCGGAACTCGGTGGATTTGGAGCGGTTGTATTCTGAAGTGCACTTGCTTAAGACCCTTAAGcataaaaatattatcaaattCTACAACTCATGGGTTGATACCAGGAACGAGCATATCAACTTCATTACTGAAATTTTCACATCTGGGAATCTACGACAGTATGTCAATATCTTTGCTGGTTTTTGTTGGTTTATTTGTTTTGTAGATACAAATTTAGAGACCAaagaaaattttgaagtagtttGCTTATGCGTCTGGCTGTTTGTATAGGTATAGGAAGAAACATAAGCATGTTGACGTGAGGGCCTTGAAGAAATGGTCCAGACAAATCCTAGAGGGGCTTCTGTATCTTCATAGTCATGATCCTCCAGTTATTCATCGCGACCTGAAGTGCGATAACATTTTTGTGAATGGAAATCAAGGGGAGGTGAAAATTGGTGATCTGGGGTTGGCTGCTATTCTTGAGCAGGCTCGTGCTGCCCACAGTGTAATTGGTAAGTATTGATTATGTTATTTCTCTTTTCAtgaattactttttcttatggGAGCTTGATGTTATTCTAGGCACACCGGAATTCATGGCACCAGAGCTTTACGAGGAGGAATATAATGAGCTCGTTGATATATATGCCTTTGGTATGTGCTTGCTGGAGCTAGTGACCCTTGAGTATCCATATATCGAATGTGCCAATGCTGCACAGATATATAAGAAAGTGACTGCAGTAAGTCATTCAttaacttctttcttttttgaaacAGCTTACACTAGAGCCTGCTCTGAATGAGAATAACATAGTTATCTCCCGAAAAGTTATTGGCAACTTTAATTAACTCACCATGATACAACGAAAGATGAGAATCATAAAAAGATGCTGGTAAAGAAATAGAGGGACTTATTATGCACTTCCTACATTTATAACATATGATCCAGTGTGTCCTCTCGAATGATGTTTTATTGGTAGAATCCCTTTGAGTTTGTTTGGCTTTGAGATCTACCTATTTGAATTCGTCTATCTTACTCTGTTAATTCCTAGAAATAATGTCCTCTAGAAATCATCATTTTGTTTTTTGCTggttcaaatttatttattaatgtcATCTCTAAAAGTTTGACAGTTGATAGAGCAGGTTAACTCtttctaaatatatattgaatatccCAGTTtctgatgtatatatatactgaaTAATGTTTATCTTAACTTTTATCTTTCTCGCCTCATACAACTGACCTTTTATCATTTTTCTGCTTGTTGAAGGGAATCAAGCCTGCGTCACTAGTAAAAGTAAAGGATCCTGATGTCCGGATATTCATAGAGAAATGCATTGCAAAAGTCTCTGATCGAATGTCAGCCAAACAACTACTGATGGACCCATTTCTACTATCAGATGACGATCCTGGGAGTGTATGTCGTCCTCTACACCAAtcttcaggtaacgtttgcgtTTCTTTGTTCATTGTTTGCACTGAGATCACCTTCCTTTTTTACTGACACTATATGTACAGATGATTATGCCAACCAGTTTGATGCTGAAAATCACCATGAAGACTCTCTGTTTGAGGGCAGTCGAGATTTTGTGGTGCAGGGTCAAAGAAAAGACCACAACACAATATTCTTGAAACTTCGCATAGTGGATTCATCAGGTTCttgtttcttatttctttttccgATTCTTGTTTAGAGCAAGAAAGTGTCCTGGCATGGGTATAATCaatcttattttctttattagCTCAGGTCACATTCGGAACATTCACTTCCCATTTGATATTGAGATGGATACCTCAACTGATGTTGCTAGTGAAATGGTTGAAGAGCTGGATTTGACTGATCATGATGTCTCAGTTATTGCTGCAATGATTGATTCTGAAGTTCAGTCCCATATTCCTGATTGGGCACCAAGGGAATTATCTAGCAGAAATAAAGCAACTTTAGAAGGCGGTGGTTCTAGGCCTGCTTCTCCGGCAACCACAGAGTCCTCCAATCAGATTGTTATGGAAAGACTGCCATCTGGGCGCAAGTATTGGTGCGACTCACCAAAAGCTAGCGCTGGAAACTCTCCACATAAACCCGGCCCTTCTAACCTGCTGCTGCCAGAATCGAATGTATGGTCTGATGAAAATAATCAATCTCCTGTTCGTCATAGAGATAACATTAGTTCATATGAAGGTTCCCCTCTAAGGCATGTGGATTGTGATTCTGATCACGACGGCTGTGCCAAACTGGAAGCTGATTCAGTGCCTAGTAATTTACAATCTGGCGATGTCGACCATGGTAATGATGCATCAGACGACGAGTCACTATCTTTGGGAGAAAATACAATTCCAAGTGAAAATGATTCAGATGACATAAAGTATATTATTGAGAAGCTTGAGCATCTGCTGGATGATCAGCAGAAGGAGCTAGAAGAACTTAAGGAGAAGCATGAACTAGCAATTACAAATATTCTAAACGAACTTCCTGAGGAAATTCGTCTGAGAATTCTTAGCATTTGCAACCGGAACAGATCAGAACATAATTTTCATTACAGGGGAACGCCGTTTGATGACTGAATTGTTGGATTGATCTTCCTTGATAACTCAAGTCTTGCAGTCTTACTCTTCTAACATCAGCGTTGAAACAGAAGGTCAGTTGTTGAAGGGCGTATGCACAGACCATTTCCCAGATGATATCTGATCGTATACTATAACAGTGATTCTAAGAGATGATTCTACAGTATCATGCTTGTTCGACTTACATTATGGAGCTCGTTGAAAGGC includes these proteins:
- the LOC131019684 gene encoding probable serine/threonine-protein kinase WNK3 isoform X1, with the translated sequence MLQDSASEADPDEGDTEPEFVEVDPSGRYGRYREVLGKGAFKKVYKAFDELEGIEVAWNQVKVSDLLRNSVDLERLYSEVHLLKTLKHKNIIKFYNSWVDTRNEHINFITEIFTSGNLRQYRKKHKHVDVRALKKWSRQILEGLLYLHSHDPPVIHRDLKCDNIFVNGNQGEVKIGDLGLAAILEQARAAHSVIGTPEFMAPELYEEEYNELVDIYAFGMCLLELVTLEYPYIECANAAQIYKKVTAGIKPASLVKVKDPDVRIFIEKCIAKVSDRMSAKQLLMDPFLLSDDDPGSVCRPLHQSSDDYANQFDAENHHEDSLFEGSRDFVVQGQRKDHNTIFLKLRIVDSSGHIRNIHFPFDIEMDTSTDVASEMVEELDLTDHDVSVIAAMIDSEVQSHIPDWAPRELSSRNKATLEGGGSRPASPATTESSNQIVMERLPSGRKYWCDSPKASAGNSPHKPGPSNLLLPESNVWSDENNQSPVRHRDNISSYEGSPLRHVDCDSDHDGCAKLEADSVPSNLQSGDVDHGNDASDDESLSLGENTIPSENDSDDIKYIIEKLEHLLDDQQKELEELKEKHELAITNILNELPEEIRLRILSICNRNRSEHNFHYRGTPFDD
- the LOC131019686 gene encoding 50S ribosomal protein L19-1, chloroplastic-like: MQSLYGKFRLVTKQTINSLKNIELSKVASVESRYLGCSMNRFSGFSSERSAFLLNKQFGAKVVKPASSESCSMASMLPSYRVLSSGSQSASLVFKFPTRNFSTPGSTPENVSASSELPPRIKFKRLDKTARHIMQIIDKEAVEEVKSSREIPEIKPGYIIQLKVVVPENKRRVSIIKGIVIAMRNAGLNTTFRIRRLVGGVGIENLFPLYSPNIKEITVLDKKRVRRAKLYYLRDRMNPLRKN
- the LOC131019684 gene encoding probable serine/threonine-protein kinase WNK3 isoform X2 is translated as MLQDSASEADPDEGDTEPEFVEVDPSGRYGRYREVLGKGAFKKVYKAFDELEGIEVAWNQVKVSDLLRNSVDLERLYSEVHLLKTLKHKNIIKFYNSWVDTRNEHINFITEIFTSGNLRQYRKKHKHVDVRALKKWSRQILEGLLYLHSHDPPVIHRDLKCDNIFVNGNQGEVKIGDLGLAAILEQARAAHSVIGTPEFMAPELYEEEYNELVDIYAFGMCLLELVTLEYPYIECANAAQIYKKVTAGIKPASLVKVKDPDVRIFIEKCIAKVSDRMSAKQLLMDPFLLSDDDPGSVCRPLHQSSDDYANQFDAENHHEDSLFEGSRDFVVQGQRKDHNTIFLKLRIVDSSAQVTFGTFTSHLILRWIPQLMLLVKWLKSWI